The following nucleotide sequence is from Solidesulfovibrio carbinolicus.
GAAGCCCGAGGTGACGCGCAGAAATGACAGGGGGGCGCGCAGGAAGGTTTTGCGCCGGGGGGTTCCGTCGGCGTCGTAGTATTCCAGGCGGCCTTTGTCGCCGAGGATGCCGTAGCCTTCCAGGACTTTGTCGCCGCTGGTGTAGCGGGCGGCCAGCACGCGGCCCAGGCCGGCCGGGCGGCCTTCCACGTAGCGCTCTTCCACCACGGCCCGCACGGTGTCGCCGGGCTGCACGTCGCGGCTGAAGTCCATGTCCGAGGCGAAGATGTCGGCCAGGGCCAGGGCGGTGGCCAGATTGCCGCCGGCCTCGGCCACGGCTTCGGACAGGGTGGATGTGACGGTGGTGGTCAGAAGGGCGGGGCGTACCTCGCACTGTTTGGTTTCGACCCGGGCGGCGAGCTCGCCGTCGTTTTCGTCGATGACGAGGGTTTCGGTTTCGTTGATGTCGTATTCGAAGGAGACCAGTTCCCGGTCGCGCAGGGTGAGGCGGTAAGGCTGGCCGGTGCGCAGGTCGGAGAAGGAGAAATCCTCGGGGTCGGCCAGGGCGGCGATTTTGGCCGGCTCGGCGTGGCGGCCGAGGAGGCCGGCCAGGGTCTGGCCGGGGCGGACCTCGCCGGTGATGGTCCGGGCGTCGGATGCGGCGGCGTCCCCGGCTTCGGCGGGGGGGGCGGACGTGTCGGGCTGGTCGAAGAGATTGCCGACGATGGCGACGTTGGGATCGGCTTGGACCGGAGCCTGCGCGGTTTGGAAAAGCGATGCCCAAAAGGCCAGGGGCGCGGGCAGGCCGGACATGTAGCCGATGGCGGCGGCCAGGGCCACGACGATCAGGCCGAGCAGGAAAAACCGTGGCCAGGAACGGCGTCGGCGTTTGGAGAAGATCGGTCGACCAGGGTCGCCAAGCGACGGATAGGGCATAGGCGTGGTTCCGTTATGGTGCGCCGGGCAGGCGGATGGCGTTTGGCTGGGGCAATGAGATCACGGCGCGCCGGCGTCGGCGTGCAGCTGATAGGAGTATGAAAAATTGTTCATGTTGCGTTGAGTCGGTGCATGAGTGCGGTTTGATGCAGTTGATTCCTGCGGAGGATAACGATTTTTCGGGATCGGTCAAGGTGGGGTCTTTTCTGCAAAGAGCGTCTGGTGATTGGTTGTTTTTGGATATGATGCGTCCATGATTTCTTTGTTTGTGGAGTAAATTTCATGAAAAAAACTTTTGTTTGGAATGTAATATATCTTTTGAAGAGAAAACCATCTCTTTGTGTGGACTATTGCGTGGCGAGGTGTTTTGCCAGAGTCTGGGGGAGGGACTGCAACGCGCGTCGGCCGCACTGCGGTTATGTGCCCTGGCGGCGCAGGGCTGGGGGGGCGGCAGACGGAGCGCCCGGGCCTGGCAGGCTCGGCAAGGGCGACGCCCGGAGCAGGCCCTGGGAGAGGGCTTGGGGCGCGGCCGCCCTTGGGCTGCTGGCCGTCGTGCTGCTTTTGGGGGGCTGTTCCGGGACCGGGGAGCCGGCTGGGCCGGCCGGGCCGCCGGGGCGCCTGTTCGGACTGGCCTTTGGCGATGCGCCCGGTCCGGGGCTGGCCCGGTTGGCCGTGCCGCTACCAAGTGCCCTGGCCGAATCCTTGGCTTTCTATGCCGCGCCTGGGCAGGGGGATGCGCCGTTTGGCGCGGCCCTGACCCAGGCCACGCTGGCCTTCTGGCAAGGCGGGCTTTTCTCCGTGGAAGCTGCCTTGGCCGCGCCGGCTGATGCGCCGGCGCTCACCGCGCGACTGACTCGCGATCTTGGGCCGCCGCATTGCCGCGAGGCCGCCTCCGGGCGCGTGTGCCTGTGGCGCAACGGCGATTTTGAAGCCGTGCTGGAGCAGTCCGGCGACGCGGCCCGGCTTATGTTGCGCCAGGCCGCCACGGCGGCGGCGGTGGCGGCGGCCCTGCCCCAGCCGCCGCCCCTGGAGCGCGCCGAGTAACACCCCGCGTCAACACAAGGCCCCGTCGCCGGAGAAACAGTGTTTCCCGACCGGCCACAGCGCCGATGTACGCCACACCTCCTTAACCCCTTTCTCCGTCTGGGGGGTCTGGGGGCCTCAGGCCCCCAGCCGCCGGAGACATCTTATCTCCCTATTTTCCCTTCATAAATATTTCACGAGCGGCCACGGCGGTGTCGGGGAAATCGGAGAACAGGCCGTCAACGCCGAGTTCGTAGAACTGGAGATATTCCTTGATGGGGTCGCCGCCGTAGTCCTTGGCCAGGTAGCGGTCCTCGTTGCGGAAGGTGTAGGGATGCACGGTCAGCCCGGCGGCGTGGGCGTCGGCCACCACGCTGTTGGCCGCAGCCAGAGTCTTGTCCGGGTTTTCGGCGATGATAAGGCGCTTCCAGGGACCGATGCCGTTGGCGAAGGCGGCGATCTCCTTGAGGTTGGCCGGGGAGAGCAGTTCGGCGAAGGTGCGCTTGTCGCCGGAGACCACGAAATCGTAGGGCCGCATGTCGGGCTCGTCGTAGAGAAAGACGAGCTTGACCGGCGTCATCTGGCGCAGGTCCTTCAAATTGCCGATCTCGAAGGACTGGATGAAGATCGGGGAATCGGCCTTGTCGTAGCCGTTTTTGGCGAGAATCTCGACGAGCTTGCCTTCCAGGGGCAGGCCGATGCTTCGGAAATAGGTCGGGTGCTTGGTTTCGGGATAGATGCCGATGGTGCGGCCGGTTTCCTTTTCCTTGCGCTTGACCAGTTCGATGACCTCTTCGAAAGTCGGTATGGCGAACTGGCCGTCGCGGCTGTGGTCGCGGAAGTCGAGGCGTTCCTTGGCCCGCAGGGTCCTTAGTTCGGCCAGGGTGAAATCTTCGGTGAAATAACCTTCTATTTCGGTTCCATCGATGGTTTTTTTGGTTTTGCGGTCCGGGAACTTGGCGGCCACGTCGGTGGT
It contains:
- a CDS encoding glycerophosphodiester phosphodiesterase, with protein sequence MRKTTLRLAALALALAAASGLAGEALAQSRPAPLVIGHRGACGHRPEHTLASYELAIDMGADYVEPDLVATKDGVLIARHENDISGTTDVAAKFPDRKTKKTIDGTEIEGYFTEDFTLAELRTLRAKERLDFRDHSRDGQFAIPTFEEVIELVKRKEKETGRTIGIYPETKHPTYFRSIGLPLEGKLVEILAKNGYDKADSPIFIQSFEIGNLKDLRQMTPVKLVFLYDEPDMRPYDFVVSGDKRTFAELLSPANLKEIAAFANGIGPWKRLIIAENPDKTLAAANSVVADAHAAGLTVHPYTFRNEDRYLAKDYGGDPIKEYLQFYELGVDGLFSDFPDTAVAAREIFMKGK
- a CDS encoding peptidoglycan DD-metalloendopeptidase family protein, whose amino-acid sequence is MPYPSLGDPGRPIFSKRRRRSWPRFFLLGLIVVALAAAIGYMSGLPAPLAFWASLFQTAQAPVQADPNVAIVGNLFDQPDTSAPPAEAGDAAASDARTITGEVRPGQTLAGLLGRHAEPAKIAALADPEDFSFSDLRTGQPYRLTLRDRELVSFEYDINETETLVIDENDGELAARVETKQCEVRPALLTTTVTSTLSEAVAEAGGNLATALALADIFASDMDFSRDVQPGDTVRAVVEERYVEGRPAGLGRVLAARYTSGDKVLEGYGILGDKGRLEYYDADGTPRRKTFLRAPLSFLRVTSGFTASRLHPILKVRKPHYGVDYAAPTGTPVWTVGDGVVIERGRNHAAGNYLTVRHGKTYVTRYNHLSRFAKGIAQGSRVVQGQVIGYVGATGYATGPHLDFRMYADGQPVNALDNDTAEATPLPRARLAEFREDALTYAAVLDGHKPPAALADALPPTKGGM